The Aliidongia dinghuensis genome contains the following window.
GCCGCCGCGATCATGACCGCGACGAGCACGAGCTTGACCGCAAGCGTGCGGCCCCAGGCGGTCGCGAGCGAGGGGATCGGCGAGCCCGCGATCAGCGTCGCGTTGGCGATGCCGGTGATGACGATCGCGCCCACGGTCATGATCCCGACGGTCGAGAATCGGTGCAGCGCCTCGGCGCGGATTTCGGCGGCCGCCACACCGTCTGACCAACGGTCGGCCAGGAGGCGGGCGAGCGGCACCAGGCCGCCGAGCCAAAGCCCGACAGACAGCAGGTGGATGGCGTGGCAGGCCTGGTGGAGCACGCCGCGCATCCCGGTATCCATCGCCGCATGGCCGGTGAGGCCGAGGCTGCCGGTCAGCAGGGCGGAGAGGGCGATCAGGAGCCCGTCGCGCGCGGGGCTGCGTTCCAGGGTGACGGCCGGCAGCAGGGCCGCCGCGAGCAGCAGGCGCCAGAGCCACAGCTTGCCGAAGCCGGTCGAGAAGACGACGGCGCTCAAGGTGCCGGCGTCGGCCGCGGCCGCCCAATCGCCGCCGAAATGGGCAGCCTCGACCAGCAGCCAGGCGACGCCGGAGACGAAGACGGCGCCGCTCATGAGCGCTACCGGCCCGTCGAGCCGGGGCGCCACGAAAGCACGGGCGGCGCGGCCGGCATAGAGGCCGAACAGCACCGTTCCGAACAGACCGAAGACCGCCCAGAAATGGACGAAGCGGACGGCCAGGAGGGCGGTCTCCGGCGACGTCACGGCTGGACCGTGAAGTCGAAGCCGCCCTGGGTCCGATGCGTGTCGACCGACACGACGATCCAGGCGACGTGATAGTGGCCGGGGGCGAGCGGTGCCGCCGGCTGCAGCACCAGCACCTTGGCGTCGGCCGGGTCGGGTGCCGCCTTCGGTGCGGCCACCGGCTGGCCGTCCGGGCCGGTGAGCTTGATCGTCGAGAAGGCGGGCTCGAGCGCCTCGCTGAAGCTGAGCCGGATCGCGCTCGGGCTCACGACCGTGCTGCCGGCCGAGGGCGTAGCCGTTTCAAGCATGGCGTGGGCGAAGGCCGGGCCGGTCGAGGCGAGGAGCAGGCCCAGGACGAAGGCGCCCAGCCGAGTCGAGTGGGGGCGAGTCGAATAGGTGGAACGGGTCATGGCCGTCTCCTCAGAACACAGGCTTGCCGAGCGTCGTC
Protein-coding sequences here:
- the copD gene encoding copper homeostasis membrane protein CopD; this encodes MTSPETALLAVRFVHFWAVFGLFGTVLFGLYAGRAARAFVAPRLDGPVALMSGAVFVSGVAWLLVEAAHFGGDWAAAADAGTLSAVVFSTGFGKLWLWRLLLAAALLPAVTLERSPARDGLLIALSALLTGSLGLTGHAAMDTGMRGVLHQACHAIHLLSVGLWLGGLVPLARLLADRWSDGVAAAEIRAEALHRFSTVGIMTVGAIVITGIANATLIAGSPIPSLATAWGRTLAVKLVLVAVMIAAALANRLVLMPAARYAAIGRIVLLEQALGLAVLATVSLLGTLPPDGAM
- the copC gene encoding copper homeostasis periplasmic binding protein CopC — protein: MTRSTYSTRPHSTRLGAFVLGLLLASTGPAFAHAMLETATPSAGSTVVSPSAIRLSFSEALEPAFSTIKLTGPDGQPVAAPKAAPDPADAKVLVLQPAAPLAPGHYHVAWIVVSVDTHRTQGGFDFTVQP